Below is a genomic region from Virgibacillus dokdonensis.
CTTCATGTTCTTCAATCAGTGAATAATATTCGTGCTTGGCACTTTCTACCAAATGATTTGCATGATCTACATAAGCCTTATACGTAGTTAGCGCTTCTGATTTCCCTTCCGAAAAACCAGCTTGGAACCCTTCTTCCTTTGCAGCTTCGACGTATTTTTGTCTTTCTTCTTGCCAAGCACCCTTTTCAGCTTCAATCTCTCGTTTTGTTTGTTTTATCAATTGTTGGCGCTGTTCTCGAAGTTGCTCTAATGCTTGTTCAGCTTGCAACAGTTCCTGATCAAGTTCCGATTTATCATGAGCTTCTTTTACATGCGTATTACTTGGCTGAAAGACGCTAACTGGCTTTATACGAATTTGTTTTCTTTCAGTTATCCGTGAAGGATTAGACAATGATATCATCTCCCCCACCTCTAGCAATAACGATCTCACCTACATCCTCAAGTCTCCGTATGGTTGAAACAATACGTGTTTGAGCCTCTTCAACATCACGCAGACGTACGGGTCCCATATATTCCATTTCTTCTTTAAATGTCTCTGCCATTCGCTGAGACATGTTTTTAAATATGATGTCCTTCACTTCATCGCTACTCACTTTCAATGATAGACGAAGATCTTCGTTATCTACTTCACGAATTATACGTTGAATAGCACGATTATCTAAAATAACAATATCTTCAAACACAAACATCCGTTTTTTGATTTCATCTGCAAGCTCTGGATCTTGAATTTCTAATGCATCTAAAATTGTCCTTTCTGTACTTCTATCAACTCCATTTAATACTTCTACTACTGCTTGTATTCCACCAGTTTGCGTATAGTCCTCTGTAAATGAAGCAGAGATGTTTTTTTCCAGCACTTGCTCCACTTGAGAAATAATTTCCGGTGATGTAGAGTCCATTGTCGCGATTCGCTTTGCGACATCTGCTTGCATTTCTTGTGGTAATGCTGATAATATTTGCCCAGCCTGTTCCGAATCCAAATAGGACAGGACTAAAGCGATCGTTTGCGGATGCTCTCCTTGTATAAAATTAAAAACCTGTTGTGGATCCGCTCTTCTAGCAAAATCAAATGGTCGCACCTGTAATGAAGAGGTTAGGCGGTTAATAATGTTCGTTGCCTCTTGTTTGCCGAAAGCTTTTTCTAACACTGTCTTTGCATAGCCAATTCCACCTTGAGCAATAAAGTCTTGAGCTTGAGCTATTTGATGAAATTGCTCTATAATCTCCTCTTTCTTTTGGTTATCTACTTTTTTAACTGAAGAAATTTCTAAACTTAACCGTTCAATTTCTTCTTCCGTTAAATGTTTATATACTTCTGCAGATACATCAGGGCCTAAGGAGATTAATAGAATTGCAGCTTTTTGCTTACCAGTTAATCCTTTATGACGTGCCAATATTCATACCCCCTATTCCTCTCCAATCCAACTGCGTAGTAATTTCGCGAAATCTTCTGGTTTTTCTTTAGCAATCTTTTCTAACTGTTTTTTACGAATCGTAGCTTCTGAATCTTCCTGTTCTGGAAGGTCAGGTACTTCCATTGGTGCTGTTGATTCTTGTAACAGCTCTTCTTCTTCACTTTCTGCTTTTCTACGACGCAAGAAAATAATTAGTAAGACAATAATAGCTAGAAGCAACCCGCCCCCAACTGCATAAACCCAAGTTGGTATAGTTGACGCCGTTGTATCAGGTTGAGTATCTGCACCCGTAAACTCTTGAAAAACAATGGATACATTTTCTTCTGGCGTAACATCTTCTTCGTATGCTGCATCAACGGATGTCGTAACAATGGAATTGACAATAGAACTAATTCCTTCTTCGACAGCAGTCTCTTCTTGCTGTGATAAATATTCTACTTCATTTTCTTCTGTAGTTTTCGCACGGTTAACCGCAATTTGAATGCCTAAATCACGAATCTTATATGGGCTTTCTACAATATTTTTTCTTATTCGATTAAATTCATTGTTGATGGTTTCTTTTGTCATTTCATATTCGCCATCACCATCATCATCTGTAGCCTGATAATTGGCCACGTCTTCCTCGCCAGTACCGCTGATTCCACCTGCAGCCGCGCCATTCCCTTCATACGTTTCCTGTATCGTTTCTATACTAACAGGTAATCCTTCCATACTTTCTAAGTCAACTGGTTCGACAAGCTCTTCTGTTC
It encodes:
- the fliG gene encoding flagellar motor switch protein FliG; translation: MARHKGLTGKQKAAILLISLGPDVSAEVYKHLTEEEIERLSLEISSVKKVDNQKKEEIIEQFHQIAQAQDFIAQGGIGYAKTVLEKAFGKQEATNIINRLTSSLQVRPFDFARRADPQQVFNFIQGEHPQTIALVLSYLDSEQAGQILSALPQEMQADVAKRIATMDSTSPEIISQVEQVLEKNISASFTEDYTQTGGIQAVVEVLNGVDRSTERTILDALEIQDPELADEIKKRMFVFEDIVILDNRAIQRIIREVDNEDLRLSLKVSSDEVKDIIFKNMSQRMAETFKEEMEYMGPVRLRDVEEAQTRIVSTIRRLEDVGEIVIARGGGDDIIV
- the fliH gene encoding flagellar assembly protein FliH codes for the protein MSNPSRITERKQIRIKPVSVFQPSNTHVKEAHDKSELDQELLQAEQALEQLREQRQQLIKQTKREIEAEKGAWQEERQKYVEAAKEEGFQAGFSEGKSEALTTYKAYVDHANHLVESAKHEYYSLIEEHEETIMEIAIHTAEKIIKQEIVADHKSFLPIIQAAIKELKDQSEIALYLHPNQYAFVVQHKEELSSLIEPNAKLMCYVSDEIEENGCMIKYPYGQVDVGVDTQLEEIGKALIELAGEGK